Proteins from a genomic interval of Drosophila melanogaster chromosome 2R:
- the Pkn gene encoding protein kinase N, isoform C, which yields MSDSYYQGEYIKHPVLYELSHKYGFTENLPESCMSIRLEEIKEAIRREIRKELKIKEGAEKLREVAKDRRSLSDVAVLVKKSKSKLAELKSELQELESQILLTSANTAVNSNGQESITACIDPNGGFLVSGAVGGLGGGNTALEGGAPATANDKVLASLEKQLQIEMKVKTGAENMIQSLGIGCDKKLLAEAHQMLADSKAKIEFLRLRIIKVKQNREQADRLKASRQMIDEHGQTIGGNNSSQPQSLETTLEERIEELRHRLRIEAAVVDGAKNVIRTLQTANRAPDKKALQEAHGRLSESSRKLDLLRYSLDLRRQELPADSPAAQQLKTELQIVQLSTSPAPVTYTSLQSGQAGILGGKPYQSVSSLGRCASVTGKLEVRLLGCQDLLEDVPGRSRRDKDNNSSPGDLRSFVKGVTSRSSSKSYSVKDETSIEIMAVIKLDNITVGQTSWKQCSQQAWDQRFSIDLDRSRELEIGVYWRDWRSLCAVKVLRLEEFIDDVRHGMALQLEPQGLLFAEVKFLNPMISQKPKLRRQRMIFNRQQAKNISRAKQMNINVATWGRLLKRNAPNHVHMGSAGSGSSLTGSSPMVVGGSRDSESPISRTPSSDALVEPEPYTPGEQAQNLEFDPDAGINEHVETPGEYPDPAASGLSGMRPLSMHMQGISVLPPESPPVATGAAGRPNTLSLQMPGASKGQVIQGGRTAAPTTAPPPPPVLKATSTTPILDQELQDALHEFDFLSDLDSRPTTLRRLLKEQKMALDAGALENLLLQQQQTEQQALQQRQRQEQLRLQQFQEAQRQAILDLCVKQREPAEQTSPTLANQTPTFPPLASNQIMPSLNARPCQSQSPNHNEFQLQPQPPHPAQKPTNPEPPSAVEQQLHRPVLILPPVVLLGGREEDRSVPPSPLVEYPEDDDEYLYRGSNENLGTRLHSSHSSSAGDRFCVEVIPQLGKLYVGSSQQQYAQQSSPIIQEPATPTIYGNSAAAGAPQFPQPAQRQEKQPPQQQPIYANQYELNVAKAAAAASVYSPSSSTTSNSNQQQQQQRRNVARGLQYRESGGLETGRAGKQPPNAGMLSMDNFRLLSVLGRGHFGKVILSQLRSNNQYYAIKALKKGDIIARDEVESLLSEKRIFEVANAMRHPFLVNLYSCFQTEQHVCFVMEYAAGGDLMMHIHTDVFLEPRAVFYAACVVLGLQYLHENKIIYRDLKLDNLLLDTEGYVKIADFGLCKEGMGFGDRTGTFCGTPEFLAPEVLTETSYTRAVDWWGLGVLIFEMLVGESPFPGDDEEEVFDSIVNDEVRYPRFLSLEAIAVMRRLLRKNPERRLGSSERDAEDVKKQAFFRSIVWDDLLLRKVKPPFVPTINHLEDVSNFDEEFTSEKAQLTPPKEPRHLTEEEQLLFQDFSYTAEWC from the exons ATGTCGGATTCGTATTATCAG GGCGAATACATCAAGCATCCCGTTCTGTACGAGCTCAGTCACAAATATGGTTTCACAGAGAATCTGCCGGAGAGCTGTATGTCCATACGGCTGGAGGAGATCAAGGAGGCCATTCGGCGAGAGATCCGCAAGGAGCTGAAGATCAAAGAGGGCGCCGAGAAGCTCCGCGAGGTGGCTAAAGATCGACGATCCCTCAGCGATGTGGCCGTTCTTGTCAAGAAGAGCAAAAGTAAACTTGCCGAGCTGAAGTCCGAGTTGCAGGAGCTCGAGAGTCAAATCCTCCTGACATCGGCCAACACCGCCGTCAATAGTAATGGACAAG AATCGATCACTGCCTGCATTGATCCCAATGGCGGCTTCTTGGTCAGCGGTGCAGTTGGTGGCTTGGGCGGCGGAAACACGGCTCTGGAGGGCGGCGCACCGGCCACTGCCAATGACAAAGTGCTCGCCTCGCTGGAGAAGCAGCTGCAGATCGAGATGAAGGTGAAGACCGGGGCGGAAAACATGATCCAGTCGCTGGGCATCGGATGCGACAAGAAGCTGCTGGCGGAAGCCCACCAGATGCTGGCCGACTCGAAGGCCAAGATTGAGTTTTTGCGCCTGCGCATCATCAAGGTGAAACAGAACCGCGAGCAGGCCGATCGCCTCAAGGCCTCGCGCCAGATGATCGACGAGCATGGCCAGACGATCGGCGGgaacaacagcagccagcCGCAGAGCCTGGAGACGACGCTGGAGGAGCGAATCGAGGAGCTCCGCCATCGACTGCGAATCGAGGCAGCCGTCGTCGATGGAGCCAAGAATGTTATACGCACGCTGCAGACGGCGAATAGGGCACCGGACAAGAAGGCTTTGCAGGAG GCCCATGGACGTTTGTCGGAATCGTCGCGAAAACTAGATCTCTTGCGCTACTCCTTGGATTTACGACGCCAGGAGCTGCCCGCCGATTCGCCCGCCGCCCAGCAATTAAAAACGGAGCTGCAGATCGTCCAGCTATCGACCTCCCCAGCTCCGGTCACCTACACGTCACTGCAGTCCGGACAAGCGGGCATACTCGGCGGAAAGCCGTACCAGTCGGTATCCTCGCTTGGACGCTGTGCCAGTGTCACCGGAAAACTGGAGGTTCGCTTGCTGGGCTGTCAAGATTTGCTGGAAGATGTGCCCGGTAGATCGAGGAGGGACAAGGACAACAACTCAAGTCCGGGTGATTTACGAAGCTTCGTCAAGGGCGTCACGTCGCGCAGCAGTTCAAAGAGCTATTCGGTAAAGGATGAGACGTCCATTGAGATCATGGCGGTCATCAAGCTGGACAATATCACCGTTGGCCAGACATCGTGGAAGCAATGCTCGCAGCAGGCCTGGGATCAGCGCTTCTCCATCGATCTAGACCGGTCGCGCGAACTGGAGATTGGAGTTTACTGGCGCGACTGGCGATCCCTGTGCGCCGTAAAGGTGCTGCGCCTTGAAGAGTTCATCGACGATGTACGACATGGCATGGCATTGCAGCTGGAGCCACAAGGTCTGCTATTTGCGGAGGTCAAGTTCTTGAACCCCATGATTTCACAGAAGCCAAAGCTGAGGCGCCAGCGTATGATCTTCAACAGGCAGCAAGCGAAGAACATCTCGCGGGCCAAGCAGATGAACATTAATGTGGCCACATGGGGCCGCCTGCTTAAGCGGAATGCTCCTAACCATGTGCACATGGGATCGGCAGGATCAGGATCTTCTCTAACCGGTAGCTCGCCTATGGTGGTTGGTGGGTCTCGCGACTCTGAGTCTCCGATTTCGAGGACTCCCTCATCCGACGCACTGGTGGAACCGGAGCCCTACACGCCCGGAGAGCAGGCACAGAACTTGGAATTCGATCCCGATGCAGGAATTAATGAACACGTGGAGACGCCAGGTGAATACCCGGATCCGGCGGCCAGTGGTCTGAGCGGAATGCGACCCCTGTCCATGCACATGCAGGGAATTAGTGTGCTGCCCCCGGAATCGCCACCCGTGGCCACCGGAGCAGCTGGTCGGCCCAATACGCTCAGCTTACAGATGCCGGGTGCCAGTAAAGGACAGGTGATCCAAGGCGGACGGACTGCGGCGCCTACAACGgcgccaccgccaccacctgTGCTCAAGGCGACATCCACCACTCCGATATTGGATCAGGAG CTGCAGGATGCCCTGCACGAATTCGATTTCCTGTCGGACCTGGACTCACGTCCCACCACGCTGCGTCGCCTGCTGAAGGAGCAGAAGATGGCGCTGGATGCCGGCGCGCTGGAGaatctgctgctgcagcagcaacagactGAGCAGCAGGCACTGCAGCAGCGCCAGCGCCAGGAGCAGCTGCGTCTGCAGCAGTTTCAGGAGGCGCAGCGCCAGGCGATCCTGGACCTGTGCGTGAAACAGAGAGAGCCCGCGGAGCAGACATCACCCACCCTTGCCAACCAAACGCCGACGTTCCCACCGCTTGCCAGCAATCAGATCATGCCAAGCTTAAATGCCCGCCcttgccaaagccaaagcccaAACCACAACGAATTTCAGTTGCAGCCGCAGCCACCACATCCCGCCCAGAAACCGACGAATCCCGAACCACCGTCCGCTGTGGAACAGCAGCTGCACCGTCCGGTCCTAATCCTGCCGCCCGTGGTGCTCCTGGGTGGTCGGGAGGAGGACCGTTCGGTGCCACCATCGCCACTAGTCGAGTATCccgaggacgacgacgagtATCTGTATCGTGGTAGCAACGAAAACCTGGGCACCAGGCTGCACTCCAGCCACAGTTCCAGTGCCGGCGATCGTTTCTGTGTGGAG GTTATACCACAGTTGGGGAAGCTTTACGTGGGCAGTAGCCAGCAGCAGTATGCGCAGCAGTCATCGCCCATCATCCAGGAGCCAGCTACTCCTACTATTTACGGAAACAGCGCCGCAGCCGGAGCGCCGCAGTTCCCGCAGCCCGCCCAAAGGCAAGAGAAGCAGcctccgcagcagcagcccatCTACGCTAACCAGTATGAGCTGAATGTGGCCAAggcggcagctgcagcatcTGTTTACTCACCCAGCTCCTCCACCACCAGCAACTCcaatcaacagcagcagcagcagcgccggAATGTGGCCCGTGGACTGCAGTATCGTGAATCTGGAGGACTCGAGACTGGACGTGCTGGCAAGCAGCCACCCAATGCGGGCATGTTGTCAATGGACAACTTccgtttgctaagcgttcttGGTCGCGGCCACTTTGGCAAGGTGATTCTGTCCCAATTGCGAAGCAACAACCAGTACTACGCTATTAAGGCACTGAAGAAGGGAGACATCATTGCCCGCGACGAAGTGGAGTCCCTGCTTAGCGAAAAGCGCATCTTCGAGGTGGCCAACGCCATGCGCCATCCGTTCTTAGTTAACTTGTATTCGTGCTTCCAGACTGAG CAACACGTATGCTTTGTGATGGAATACGCTGCTGGCGGAGATTTGATGATGCACATCCACACGGACGTGTTCCTAGAGCCGAGAGCCGTTTTCTACGCCGCTTGTGTGGTTCTGGGCCTGCAGTACCTGCACGAGAACAAGATCATCTACCGGGACCTGAAGCTGGACAATTTGCTTTTGGACACGGAAGGATATGTGAAAATTGCGGACTTTGGTTTGTGCAAGGAGGGCATGGGCTTTGGTGATCGCACGGGCACTTTCTGTGGTACGCCCGAGTTTCTGGCACCGGAAGTGCTCACGGAAACTTCCTACACACGAGCTGTGGATTGGTGGGGCTTGGGTGTGTTGATCTTTGAGATGTTGGTTGGTGAG TCCCCATTCCCTGGTGACGATGAGGAGGAAGTATTCGATTCAATTGTCAACGATGAGGTGCGCTATCCGCGCTTCCTATCGCTGGAGGCCATAGCCGTGATGCGTAGG CTTTTGCGCAAGAATCCAGAGAGACGTCTGGGATCTTCGGAACGGGATGCGGAGGATGTTAAGAAACAGGCATTCTTCCGGTCAATTGTGTGGGATGACCTGCTCCTGCGAAAGGTTAAACCACCATTTGTGCCGACAATT AACCACTTGGAGGATGTGTCAAACTTTGACGAGGAGTTCACGTCGGAGAAGGCTCAGCTTACGCCACCGAAGGAGCCGCGACACTTGACCGAGGAGGAGCAGTTGCTCTTCCAGGACTTTTCATACACGGCCGAATGGTGTTAG
- the Pkn gene encoding protein kinase N, isoform N yields MSDSYYQGEYIKHPVLYELSHKYGFTENLPESCMSIRLEEIKEAIRREIRKELKIKEGAEKLREVAKDRRSLSDVAVLVKKSKSKLAELKSELQELESQILLTSANTAVNSNGQESITACIDPNGGFLVSGAVGGLGGGNTALEGGAPATANDKVLASLEKQLQIEMKVKTGAENMIQSLGIGCDKKLLAEAHQMLADSKAKIEFLRLRIIKVKQNREQADRLKASRQMIDEHGQTIGGNNSSQPQSLETTLEERIEELRHRLRIEAAVVDGAKNVIRTLQTANRAPDKKALQEAHGRLSESSRKLDLLRYSLDLRRQELPADSPAAQQLKTELQIVQLSTSPAPVTYTSLQSGQAGILGGKPYQSVSSLGRCASVTGKLEVRLLGCQDLLEDVPGRSRRDKDNNSSPGDLRSFVKGVTSRSSSKSYSVKDETSIEIMAVIKLDNITVGQTSWKQCSQQAWDQRFSIDLDRSRELEIGVYWRDWRSLCAVKVLRLEEFIDDVRHGMALQLEPQGLLFAEVKFLNPMISQKPKLRRQRMIFNRQQAKNISRAKQMNINVATWGRLLKRNAPNHVHMGSAGSGSSLTGSSPMVVGGSRDSESPISRTPSSDALVEPEPYTPGEQAQNLEFDPDAGINEHVETPGEYPDPAASGLSGMRPLSMHMQGISVLPPESPPVATGAAGRPNTLSLQMPGASKGQVIQGGRTAAPTTAPPPPPVLKATSTTPILDQELQDALHEFDFLSDLDSRPTTLRRLLKEQKMALDAGALENLLLQQQQTEQQALQQRQRQEQLRLQQFQEAQRQAILDLCVKQREPAEQTSPTLANQTPTFPPLASNQIMPSLNARPCQSQSPNHNEFQLQPQPPHPAQKPTNPEPPSAVEQQLHRPVLILPPVVLLGGREEDRSVPPSPLVEYPEDDDEYLYRGSNENLGTRLHSSHSSSAGDRFCVEARISLVHITLEPINASRTTSCLIEEVAEPDSQPEIKPVAEAQSAKVSEACVESILPETVEKLETADQVQQVIPQLGKLYVGSSQQQYAQQSSPIIQEPATPTIYGNSAAAGAPQFPQPAQRQEKQPPQQQPIYANQYELNVAKAAAAASVYSPSSSTTSNSNQQQQQQRRNVARGLQYRESGGLETGRAGKQPPNAGMLSMDNFRLLSVLGRGHFGKVILSQLRSNNQYYAIKALKKGDIIARDEVESLLSEKRIFEVANAMRHPFLVNLYSCFQTEQHVCFVMEYAAGGDLMMHIHTDVFLEPRAVFYAACVVLGLQYLHENKIIYRDLKLDNLLLDTEGYVKIADFGLCKEGMGFGDRTGTFCGTPEFLAPEVLTETSYTRAVDWWGLGVLIFEMLVGESPFPGDDEEEVFDSIVNDEVRYPRFLSLEAIAVMRRLLRKNPERRLGSSERDAEDVKKQAFFRSIVWDDLLLRKVKPPFVPTINHLEDVSNFDEEFTSEKAQLTPPKEPRHLTEEEQLLFQDFSYTAEWC; encoded by the exons ATGTCGGATTCGTATTATCAG GGCGAATACATCAAGCATCCCGTTCTGTACGAGCTCAGTCACAAATATGGTTTCACAGAGAATCTGCCGGAGAGCTGTATGTCCATACGGCTGGAGGAGATCAAGGAGGCCATTCGGCGAGAGATCCGCAAGGAGCTGAAGATCAAAGAGGGCGCCGAGAAGCTCCGCGAGGTGGCTAAAGATCGACGATCCCTCAGCGATGTGGCCGTTCTTGTCAAGAAGAGCAAAAGTAAACTTGCCGAGCTGAAGTCCGAGTTGCAGGAGCTCGAGAGTCAAATCCTCCTGACATCGGCCAACACCGCCGTCAATAGTAATGGACAAG AATCGATCACTGCCTGCATTGATCCCAATGGCGGCTTCTTGGTCAGCGGTGCAGTTGGTGGCTTGGGCGGCGGAAACACGGCTCTGGAGGGCGGCGCACCGGCCACTGCCAATGACAAAGTGCTCGCCTCGCTGGAGAAGCAGCTGCAGATCGAGATGAAGGTGAAGACCGGGGCGGAAAACATGATCCAGTCGCTGGGCATCGGATGCGACAAGAAGCTGCTGGCGGAAGCCCACCAGATGCTGGCCGACTCGAAGGCCAAGATTGAGTTTTTGCGCCTGCGCATCATCAAGGTGAAACAGAACCGCGAGCAGGCCGATCGCCTCAAGGCCTCGCGCCAGATGATCGACGAGCATGGCCAGACGATCGGCGGgaacaacagcagccagcCGCAGAGCCTGGAGACGACGCTGGAGGAGCGAATCGAGGAGCTCCGCCATCGACTGCGAATCGAGGCAGCCGTCGTCGATGGAGCCAAGAATGTTATACGCACGCTGCAGACGGCGAATAGGGCACCGGACAAGAAGGCTTTGCAGGAG GCCCATGGACGTTTGTCGGAATCGTCGCGAAAACTAGATCTCTTGCGCTACTCCTTGGATTTACGACGCCAGGAGCTGCCCGCCGATTCGCCCGCCGCCCAGCAATTAAAAACGGAGCTGCAGATCGTCCAGCTATCGACCTCCCCAGCTCCGGTCACCTACACGTCACTGCAGTCCGGACAAGCGGGCATACTCGGCGGAAAGCCGTACCAGTCGGTATCCTCGCTTGGACGCTGTGCCAGTGTCACCGGAAAACTGGAGGTTCGCTTGCTGGGCTGTCAAGATTTGCTGGAAGATGTGCCCGGTAGATCGAGGAGGGACAAGGACAACAACTCAAGTCCGGGTGATTTACGAAGCTTCGTCAAGGGCGTCACGTCGCGCAGCAGTTCAAAGAGCTATTCGGTAAAGGATGAGACGTCCATTGAGATCATGGCGGTCATCAAGCTGGACAATATCACCGTTGGCCAGACATCGTGGAAGCAATGCTCGCAGCAGGCCTGGGATCAGCGCTTCTCCATCGATCTAGACCGGTCGCGCGAACTGGAGATTGGAGTTTACTGGCGCGACTGGCGATCCCTGTGCGCCGTAAAGGTGCTGCGCCTTGAAGAGTTCATCGACGATGTACGACATGGCATGGCATTGCAGCTGGAGCCACAAGGTCTGCTATTTGCGGAGGTCAAGTTCTTGAACCCCATGATTTCACAGAAGCCAAAGCTGAGGCGCCAGCGTATGATCTTCAACAGGCAGCAAGCGAAGAACATCTCGCGGGCCAAGCAGATGAACATTAATGTGGCCACATGGGGCCGCCTGCTTAAGCGGAATGCTCCTAACCATGTGCACATGGGATCGGCAGGATCAGGATCTTCTCTAACCGGTAGCTCGCCTATGGTGGTTGGTGGGTCTCGCGACTCTGAGTCTCCGATTTCGAGGACTCCCTCATCCGACGCACTGGTGGAACCGGAGCCCTACACGCCCGGAGAGCAGGCACAGAACTTGGAATTCGATCCCGATGCAGGAATTAATGAACACGTGGAGACGCCAGGTGAATACCCGGATCCGGCGGCCAGTGGTCTGAGCGGAATGCGACCCCTGTCCATGCACATGCAGGGAATTAGTGTGCTGCCCCCGGAATCGCCACCCGTGGCCACCGGAGCAGCTGGTCGGCCCAATACGCTCAGCTTACAGATGCCGGGTGCCAGTAAAGGACAGGTGATCCAAGGCGGACGGACTGCGGCGCCTACAACGgcgccaccgccaccacctgTGCTCAAGGCGACATCCACCACTCCGATATTGGATCAGGAG CTGCAGGATGCCCTGCACGAATTCGATTTCCTGTCGGACCTGGACTCACGTCCCACCACGCTGCGTCGCCTGCTGAAGGAGCAGAAGATGGCGCTGGATGCCGGCGCGCTGGAGaatctgctgctgcagcagcaacagactGAGCAGCAGGCACTGCAGCAGCGCCAGCGCCAGGAGCAGCTGCGTCTGCAGCAGTTTCAGGAGGCGCAGCGCCAGGCGATCCTGGACCTGTGCGTGAAACAGAGAGAGCCCGCGGAGCAGACATCACCCACCCTTGCCAACCAAACGCCGACGTTCCCACCGCTTGCCAGCAATCAGATCATGCCAAGCTTAAATGCCCGCCcttgccaaagccaaagcccaAACCACAACGAATTTCAGTTGCAGCCGCAGCCACCACATCCCGCCCAGAAACCGACGAATCCCGAACCACCGTCCGCTGTGGAACAGCAGCTGCACCGTCCGGTCCTAATCCTGCCGCCCGTGGTGCTCCTGGGTGGTCGGGAGGAGGACCGTTCGGTGCCACCATCGCCACTAGTCGAGTATCccgaggacgacgacgagtATCTGTATCGTGGTAGCAACGAAAACCTGGGCACCAGGCTGCACTCCAGCCACAGTTCCAGTGCCGGCGATCGTTTCTGTGTGGAG GCCCGTATTAGTCTTGTACATATAACCCTCGAACCGATCAATGCCAGCCGGACGACCAGTTGCCTGATCGAGGAGGTAGCCGAGCCGGATTCACAGCCGGAGATTAAGCCGGTGGCAGAAGCGCAGTCTGCCAAAGTATCCGAGGCTTGTGTCGAAAGTATTCTCCCCGAGACAGTTGAAAAGTTAGAAACAGCAGACCAGGTCCAGCAG GTTATACCACAGTTGGGGAAGCTTTACGTGGGCAGTAGCCAGCAGCAGTATGCGCAGCAGTCATCGCCCATCATCCAGGAGCCAGCTACTCCTACTATTTACGGAAACAGCGCCGCAGCCGGAGCGCCGCAGTTCCCGCAGCCCGCCCAAAGGCAAGAGAAGCAGcctccgcagcagcagcccatCTACGCTAACCAGTATGAGCTGAATGTGGCCAAggcggcagctgcagcatcTGTTTACTCACCCAGCTCCTCCACCACCAGCAACTCcaatcaacagcagcagcagcagcgccggAATGTGGCCCGTGGACTGCAGTATCGTGAATCTGGAGGACTCGAGACTGGACGTGCTGGCAAGCAGCCACCCAATGCGGGCATGTTGTCAATGGACAACTTccgtttgctaagcgttcttGGTCGCGGCCACTTTGGCAAGGTGATTCTGTCCCAATTGCGAAGCAACAACCAGTACTACGCTATTAAGGCACTGAAGAAGGGAGACATCATTGCCCGCGACGAAGTGGAGTCCCTGCTTAGCGAAAAGCGCATCTTCGAGGTGGCCAACGCCATGCGCCATCCGTTCTTAGTTAACTTGTATTCGTGCTTCCAGACTGAG CAACACGTATGCTTTGTGATGGAATACGCTGCTGGCGGAGATTTGATGATGCACATCCACACGGACGTGTTCCTAGAGCCGAGAGCCGTTTTCTACGCCGCTTGTGTGGTTCTGGGCCTGCAGTACCTGCACGAGAACAAGATCATCTACCGGGACCTGAAGCTGGACAATTTGCTTTTGGACACGGAAGGATATGTGAAAATTGCGGACTTTGGTTTGTGCAAGGAGGGCATGGGCTTTGGTGATCGCACGGGCACTTTCTGTGGTACGCCCGAGTTTCTGGCACCGGAAGTGCTCACGGAAACTTCCTACACACGAGCTGTGGATTGGTGGGGCTTGGGTGTGTTGATCTTTGAGATGTTGGTTGGTGAG TCCCCATTCCCTGGTGACGATGAGGAGGAAGTATTCGATTCAATTGTCAACGATGAGGTGCGCTATCCGCGCTTCCTATCGCTGGAGGCCATAGCCGTGATGCGTAGG CTTTTGCGCAAGAATCCAGAGAGACGTCTGGGATCTTCGGAACGGGATGCGGAGGATGTTAAGAAACAGGCATTCTTCCGGTCAATTGTGTGGGATGACCTGCTCCTGCGAAAGGTTAAACCACCATTTGTGCCGACAATT AACCACTTGGAGGATGTGTCAAACTTTGACGAGGAGTTCACGTCGGAGAAGGCTCAGCTTACGCCACCGAAGGAGCCGCGACACTTGACCGAGGAGGAGCAGTTGCTCTTCCAGGACTTTTCATACACGGCCGAATGGTGTTAG